From the genome of Primulina huaijiensis isolate GDHJ02 chromosome 11, ASM1229523v2, whole genome shotgun sequence:
taatatataaaaccaGCAAAAATTTGTAATCCGAAAATATTACTTCAACTTAAGATGACAGTTGatgatgattatttatttagtttataaaaatagtatattataaaataaaaatcaactgTCTAATTTTGTAACGaaattaaaataacatgaatttgTAAAGATTATAGAGCCTGTTTGATAGAAGAAGTTACAATtaaaaagtgttttttttttaaaaaagtgtttttttaatttttaacttgaGTCCGTTTGGTATAAGAAGCTACAATTAAAAAAgtgcttttttaatttttaacttgtTTAGGTGTGCTTTTAGTGCTTAAAAAAGCACTTATTTAAGTTGAAATTAGAGCTTTTTTAAAAGCCCTATTTTAGAGCTTTTTTCACTAGCTTTTTTAATAACCTAAAAAACATCTACCAGTGGCCTCCTCTCAATCTTTTCTCCATTCTTCTAcaaggtataatttttttttccgtcGAGGTTTTTGTTCGTTCATTTTTTTCTGCTTTCTTTTTGCTGCAGAATCTACACTCCCTATTCATTTACGTCTGTATTACGTATTGTGAATTAGATAATTATGTTACAATTCGGTCAATTATCCGATAAATCCATGAAGTCAGGAAGGGGAAAGTATTTGCTTATTCCATTTACcaaaggtacgagatagcaagaGCCAACACAAAAACATATTacggaaatgaaagaattgagaGTGACATAAGAAATTCACTGCCAATACAAGGTCGACATTGAagtattagtttttatttaaataaattaaaatagaatGTAAACATTAACCATTGTTATTAACAATTGTTTTTATCTATTCATCCAAACACAATATTAACAcaacttttacttaaaaaaatacttttaaaaaccAACTTAAAAAAACACCTttttaatccaaaaaaaaaaaaaattttgatagcAAACGAGCATCCATTCTTCAACTTGAAAAATGGCAAATAGAGAGATGTGAGCCACTGACCACTGAGCAACACCGCAGCAGTTAACTCTGTAGAAATGGCGACCCCCGGAAATTCCAATCCACCTGGCGGAGCTCCTCCGTTCGACATTCCCAAGTTATTCAGACCTTCCACTTCCCTGGCAGCATCACCTGCTTCCAGCCCCCATCCCCAAAACATTACCAACAGTGACAGCGCCTTCACCAACCctaatttgatttcagctcCCTTTCCGCCCCCCTCGGCCTCTTTTCCGCCGCACACCACTGCGGGCGGAGGGCAATATTCGTATCTTCCTCAAACCTCGCCGTTCCACCACCAACCCCAGTTCCACCATCTTCCTATGTACAATCCTCCATCCAACTCTCGGGAATTTGCGAACGTTAACTCCCAGAGGTCCATGTCCTATCCTACGCCCACACTCCAACCCCAAGCTCCAGTGCCTAGTTCCCCCCACCGCAATTTCCAAGCCCCTGCTAGTTCCCAAAACCCTAACAACCACGGTGCTCGTTTGATGGCGCTTTTGAGTGCTCCACCTTCGACGCTGGACATTCCAAATGAGTCCACTATGCCGATGCCCCAAAATCTCCCCACTTCTTCAGGCTCGGATTTTTCCATACCACAATTTGTGAACAATTTGCCATCTGGGCCAGGATTATTAGTTTCACATCAGGGCCCTGTGATGCGGATGCCAAGTAGTAAACTCCCCAAGGGGAGGCATTTGAGCGGCGATCATTTGGTTTATGATATAGATGTCAGGTTTCCAGGAGAGGTCCAGCCCCAGCTTGAGGTTACACCCATTACCAAATATGGGTCGGACCCAGGACTTGCCGTGGGCAGGCAAATTGCAGtgaataaaacatatatatgctATGGACTTAAGTTGGGGGCTATTAGAGTTCTTAATATCAATACAGCCTTAAGATCCTTGCTCAAGGGCCTAGCTCAGGTTTGGTTCACCTTTTTGGCACTGGGACTTTTTTGTTGTCAGAGAAGGAATTTTTTTTGAGTTTGTTCAATTGTGTATGAGGTGGTaatcttattattaatttttcttattgtttctCTCATTCATGCGAGCATTTGAAAATAACCTTAATTGAACCGTGTTGAATTATTTATTCCTGCCACTGCCAGAGGGTCACAGACATGGCTTTCTTTGCCGAGGATGTTCATCTTTTAGCTAGGTAACTTCTTCCACCACTGTTGTGGGATCCCATATTTTCTGTATTCTCTTTAACAAGTTAGTTGCTTGCATACAGTGCAAGTGTAAATGGTCGTGTTTATGTGTGGAAGATTAATGAAGGTCCTGATGAAGAAGACAAGCAGCAAATTACTGGGCGAATTGTCACTGCCATTCAAATTACTGGAGAAGGAGAGTCTGTTCATCCCCGAGTTTGTTGGCATTGCCATAAACAAGTATTTCACCATCAACGACATGTTTTTGGTCATTTGACCCTATTTTTATCTCTTGGTGTTGATTTGATGGGTAATCTTGTTTTCTCTAACAGGAAGTTCTTACTGTTGGGATTGGTATGCACATTTTGAAGATTGATACTACAAAGGTAGGAAAAGGAGGAAAAATCTCAGCGGATGAACCTCTAAAATTCACCATTGATAATTTGATTGATGGCATCCAACTTGTTGGTAGTCATGATGGGGAAGTGACTGACTTGTCTATGTGTCAGTGGATGACCACCCGTTTGGTATCTGCTTCAGTAGATGGCACGGTTTGTTATATATTTCTTTAACTTTGCCCTACAGCTGGTGTGATTTCTAGTTTTCTCGCTAATAGCAGGGAGCAAGTTATTGCCTGATCATATTTCCTTTTGTTCTGCATTTATTTGGCTGAGGGCTGATATACTCATTCAAAGTGAGCTGTAGAATCAATGAAATTAGTTTACTTCTCTCCCTTGCACATACAATTGTAAAAAGTAAGTTATCAAAGGTTGAGTTCCAGGAAAAGATCAGTAGGATTTGAAATAATGTTTGCAAAAGAACAAGAAAGTATTAACAAATTACCTCGAGATTTTCCTGTGTGTCTGCATTGTAATATAACCTTATTGATTTTTCCAGCGAAGAAATATATTCAAACTTGTTATCGTAGAGATTGTAAGAGAAAATGGAGTTGGATGATAAATCTTAACAAGGAACAAGAAGTGAACTATACAAGTTACCTCCTCCGGAGAAGCAGATCTTTTAATTGTATCAGACTCGTGAAGGCATCAATTAGAATAAAAGACGAGCATTCAATAATATTTCACGAAGGAGTAGCACTTTTTACctcttttataaatttttaagctCTTGTTCAGGTTTGAAGGTGGGTACTATTGTTTCTTCCCTTGGAGTACTGTAGTAAGGGACTGGTTAGTTTGATTGATCTGtatgttttaattaatatcTGTGATGTCAGTTTGATGATATGGATGCTACACATTAAAAACAAATTACTAAATGTTCCAACACTTGACAAAGGCCAGTCATATATCTAATGACATGGACTTAGTTGCGCATATCAATTGCATCTGGTTGCTATCTTGCAGTCCACTTGATCCTgtgaatattatataatttcaaGTTGCAAGGACTTGGAATTTAATGATTATAATTGTTTTCTTTTCCAAAGGAACGTTTTGTTGTTTCCTTTAGAACTTGAATGTATTCCAGTGAGCACTTTGTTTTCATCGTAGTTTTTATTCTGTGTGTCTGTATTACATGGACTTGATTGTCTGTTTTAACTTTTGAATGAATTCATCATTTAAACTAGCGAATGGGTACGCACATTGTGTGCGTAACATATTACATAAATATTATGTGTTGCACATATTTCTTTCTCAAGATTAGTTATgatatttacaaaattaaatatgacatGAGATTTAGTATGGTGAATTTTTTATAACcatgaaatatgaaaatttaacaaCACTATATAacgtgaaataaaaatataaacaaatagtaatttaataaataaaacacaatcATTTTTTTTGAAAGAGTTAATTGAAGAACTAAGTTATATACATTTTATCAAATATGTGGGGGTGGTTTTGGAATTAAAAAAGGCTTCACCAAAAGTTAGTTGAGTATTAGAGTCTCTCCTTTAACTAATAGTATAGATGATGGTTGTAAGTTTATTGAACCACATCATAAAGGTCGCTAATTAGGGCATTGATCGTAGATAACTTGTTATTACATTTTTTGTGGGCACCTCCaaaagcaaaataaaattttcaatttaatatatatgaGTAGTGGGTAGATCAGCAGGGAAAATTTTGTATGTATTAAATCTAGCAATTTTTGCAGCGACACGAGTATGTaccaactaattaaaatgtaaTTGTGTCCATAGGGTCTGGATCAACTGCATTGAAATGCTATGGTAAAATCGAAGAATATGAGGCAAGCATAGTTATTTTAGAAAGAAAAGATTCCGATGTTGTATGGTGAAGTACCTAAATCCAACATAAAATGGCTAGGCCCTTAGTGATGCACGTGAAGTAAGGGTGTTGTGAAGGAAAAAATTTCTGATTCCGAATGCTGTTTGTGGATTGTTGCTGACGGTCAGGATGCCTCCAATTCTAAATCACTGAAGTCTGAATACCCAAATATAACGCGTACTTACGTTTATTTGGTGCATGGTGATTGTGCTATCTCGTATGAAGTTTCCGGGGTTGAGGACTCGtcactttttttcttttgcagattaaaatttgggaagatCGAAATCCATTACCAATAGCAGTTCTCCAGCCTCATGGTGGACAACCTGTTAATTCTGTCACATTTTTGGCCGCTCCTCATCGTCCAGACCATATAATACTCATGACTGGGGTAAACGCAAATAGAGATTCATTTAGTTTAAATCAGAAAGTTATCTTTGTTAATGGTCTCAGTAACACCACTTGCatcaaatattactttttaattcTTGCTTTGCTTATGGTTTTATTTGTTATATCGCTTCACTCAGCTTTTAAAGGATATGTTCAGGGACCTCTGAATCGGGAAGTGAAGATATGGGTATCAGCAAGTGAGGAAGGTTGGTTACTTCCTATTGATGCTGAATCATGGCGCTGCACGCAGACATTGGAATTAAAGAGTTCAGAAGCTCGAATAGAAGAAGCTTTCTTCAATCAAGTGATAGCCTTGTCACAAGTTGGTCTTCTTATATTGGCAAATGCCAAAAGGAATGCTATATATGTTGTGCATCTGGAATACGGTCCTAATCCCGCTGCAACATGCATGGATTACATAGCTGAATTTACGGTCACAATGCGAATACTGAGTTTCACAGGTACAAGCGAGTCGCTACCTAATGGGGAGCAAGTTGTTCAGGTATATTGTGTCCAGACCCAGGCTATTCAGCAGTATGCGTTGGACTTGTCACAGTGTCTGCCACCTGCAATAGGAAATTTAGTGTATGAGAAGTCAGAATCTAATGTTTCGCGTGAAGCTTCTATTATAGAAGGACAAATTGATTTGGAGTCTTCTGGCATTAAAGCAACAGGGGTATCGATAACTAGTTCAGCACACTCATCATCCATACATGATAGTGGCTTGGAGAATAAACCTACTGTGAGATACCCCGTTGACCCTGTTTCTGCCGAGTCACCCAGCCTTCAGGAGTTTGCTCCCTCAAGTACTGAAAGCAAACCAATGCCTTCACCTGTAAATGCTAGTGATGGTAATCTTTCCTCTGTTGCTTCACCTTCTCTACCTTTGAGCCCCAGGCTGTCCAGAACACTTTCTGGTTTTAGAAATCCAACGAGCAGCTTGGAGCATGGTGTTTTGAGTACTGATCGGGGTGTAGAGCCTAAAATTGTTGAATATACAGTTGACAGACAAATGGACACCATTCATAGTAACTTGTCTGACGTTGCTTCATTGGACGGTGATTCAAGAAACTATGATAATAAGCATTCTCAAGACGATATCCCCTTGGCATTCAATCATCCCACAAATTTCAGACACCCCACTCATTTGATTACTCCTTCTGAGATTTTGATGGCCAATTCATCCTCTGAGGTGATGCACAAAACAGAGGCCCAAAGCGAGGTTGAACTAAAAATTCAAGATGTGTTAATGAGCAATGATACAAGGAATTCTGTTGTAGAGGTAAAGGTTGTGGGCGAAacaaaatttaatcaaaatattgACGATGAATCTCAAGAAGAACTTCAGACTTTTCTGTCGGAAAAGCGGGAAAATATCTTTTGCTCTCAAGCATCCGAACTAGGGGTTGAGATGGCCCGAGAATGCCGTGGCATATCACCTGAAACTTATATAGTAGAGGAAGATCGGCAGTTTGATGGAACTTGTGGAACTGAAACAGTTGCCCAACCTTCAACTGTAAAAGAAGAAATTCACGACTCCGGAAAGGATGGTCCCAGCAGTGTCATTGAGTCATCAATTCCTGTGCTGGCTCCACAACCTACACCCAATGCCAAAGGGAAGAAGCAGAAGGGAAAGAGTGCTCAGGGATCTGGCCCATCTTCACCCTTACCAAGTGCTTTCGATTCGGCAGATTCTTCTAATGAACCAGGCATCAGCTATAGCACTCCTGTAGAATCACAAATTTATTCCATGCAAGAGATCTTGCATAAGGTAATTCTGAGccttttaatattaatattaatattatttactgTTGGACAAAAGATCTTTAAAAAGACGTTATATATGTTATATGTCTTCATTCTTTAAACTCAGTCATCAGATATTATATGACTTAAGTTCTCTAAGTCTAAAAGATGTCAGTTTTCTCAAAATGTCGTCACTCATTTGAGTTATATTGGTTAATTTGAAAGGTTCTTGGAtgtattacttttattttaatgttgTTCTCATACAAGGTCATTGTTAAATGCTATCGAGTGCTTGAATGTTGCTCATTTTTGGTCGTTTTTGCTCTCCAAGTAATGGTAGTTTTATTGGTGATTTTTTTCATAGGAATAATCCTAAATGCTGGTCCAAATTTTTTAATGCATCAGGTAGAGGCTAACCAATTTATCAATGGCAATCAAGTGCAAATTGTTGACGGCGTCTGATTTATGTGTCAACATTTTGATCTAACCCTTTACGGCTTATATATTTTCAGCTTGTAGCTCTGCAAAAAGACATGCAGAAGCAGATGACAACAATGATTGCTGCCCAAGTTACCAAAGAAGGCAAAAGACTTGAGGCATCATTGGGACGAAACATGGAGAAAGCTGTAAAAGCCAATTCTGATGCTTTATGGGCTCGCTTGCAAGAAGATAATGCAAAACAGGAAAAGGCGTCTCGAGAGCCAGCACAACAAGTAACAAATATGATAAGCAGTTTCTTAAACAAAGACTTGCCTTCATTGATAGATAAAACTGTGAAACGAGAAGTTTCTTCACATGGGCAATCTGTGGCTCGGGCTATCATTCCCACAATTGAGAAAGCAATATCCACTTCTATTGCTGAGAGCTTCCAGGTTAAATTTCGACTTTTCTTCACGTGTTAAAGTTTGTTATCATGGTTTAGTTATTTCTGAATCATGCATTATTTATGTGATCAGAAAGGGGTGGGTGATAAAGCTGTTAATCAACTGGAAAAATCAGTCAACTTCAAGCTTGAAGCTGTAGTTGCTAGGCAAATTCAATCTCAATTTCAAACTTCTGGCAAGCAAGCTCTTCAGGTACAAATCAAGAGAATAAgttttactattattttattgttcTTTGAGCTCTATTCTTTGTTTACAAAAATTGAGATGGATTATTTACGAAATGGCATAGGCCTGTATCTCTATTTTTATGTAGTTTTCTGCCTCGTTAAGTCTAATTCATATTGGTTTAAAATGCAGGAAACACTGAAATCGAGTTTGGAAGTTTCTGTGATTCCTGCGTTTGAAATGTCATGCAGGGCAATGTTTGAGCAGGTCGATTCCGCGTTTCAAAAAGGAATGGTTGAACATACTGCAGCAGCTCAGCAGCAGTTTGAGGCTTCACATTCATCACTTGCACTTGTTTTGAGGGTATTTATATTTTGCAATACTATGCTAATGTTTCTAAATATGCACGCTATGTCTAATAGTATCTTCTTGGTATCTACCTGCCccaataatttttgttattttctttaGGATGCTATAACTTCCGTGTCATCAATGTCTCAAACTTTGAGCAACGAGTTGCTTGAGGGTCAAAGAAAATTGGTAGCTCTTGCTGTTGCAGGAGCAAATTCTAAAGCAGCAAATCCTTTGACTGATCAGCTGAGTAATGGTCCTTTGGGTAGTCTACACGAGAAGGTTTCTCCGTTTTCCCCTAATTTTTAACTACTTGGTGCTTTCAGACCTATTTATTCTGAATGCTATTTTTTAGCTCGAGGTTGATCCAACAAAAGAGCTTACTAGATTGGTAGCTGAGCGGAAATATGAGGAGGCTTTCATTGCTGCCTTGCATAGGAATGATGTTACTGTTGTATCATGGTTATGTTCTCATGTATGCTCTACTCTTTTTCCTCTCTTTTTAATTAGAATATCAGAAAGGCGTACACACACCATTTTCTTCACATACATGTATTTATTgccatggttttttttttaaaaaaaatcggaatcctcatttttttcctttccaTACCATTCTTCGTATTCAGGTTGATTTGCTTGCGATTTTGGCCATGAATCCGCTACCATTGAGCCAAGGGGTACTCCTCTCTCTTCTACAGCAATTGGCCTGTGATATCAGCAAGGAAACCCCTCGAAAACTAACTTGGATGAGGGAGGTTCTAAGTGCTATAAATCCTGCCGACCCAGTGATTATGGTGCACGTACGGCCCATCTTCGAGCAAGTATATCAAATAATGAATCACCATCACAGCATTCCAACCACTGCCGGTTCCGAACTTTCCAACATTCGCTTGATCATGCACGTAATCAATTCCATGCTTATGGGCTCCAAATGATTCCAAAGCTACTCCGCATATTTCAAGGAATTATAAAGTCGTGTGGGGATTTTGGAAGGTTTGTATTCTAGGTTACTCGGTCAGAAgattagaatttaaaataacgTATCTTTTCCCGACCCTTAAATATGTGCAGAAATTTGTTTGTATTTCCGTTTTCAGTGATTTGAAGAACATGTTTGTTTATACGCAATTTTGTGCTTGTACGCACTTGTTCGACTGAGAGTTTGTGTTCTTCTTGGTTTCTTTGATAATATTATCATCGGTCTTGTGGACTTCGATCAACAATGCTTTGCCCCCTTTGGAAATCGATTTATTTCATGTAAAATTAGTTATTTGTTATATGGCTGGATATTCTAATTGTTATGCGTGGCTGTATTTACGTGAGTACGTGCATTCACTTTTTTTGCTTTCAGTTTTGTTGGTGGTGAATCAGTTGGGTGCCAATTACTCGAGCTCGGCTCAGGTCGAGTGTATGACTACCCTGTCGATATTAGACTAGGGTTTGGTTTCAAGCATCCAGTTCTAAGTTGCTGTTCCATTGTCTAGATTCTTGCTGATTTTTACGAGAGTGATTGCTTCCGCTAAATTAGACTTGATCTTGATTGATAGGCACTCAGCTTACTTTCCTGTCTGCCCAACAGAGAAAGGCATGAGCTTTTCGTTTTGACCTTTTCCCAAAACAACTTCCTTAGGCAACTGGTACGCCAATTACCAATACAACATTTCAAAATGGCGTTTTATTTCGTAAATAAATGAAAtgacacataaaaaaaaaaaagggagagAGAGagcatttgaaaatatttggaaaaaattcattcgattttcaagaa
Proteins encoded in this window:
- the LOC140987481 gene encoding enhancer of mRNA-decapping protein 4, with the translated sequence MATPGNSNPPGGAPPFDIPKLFRPSTSLAASPASSPHPQNITNSDSAFTNPNLISAPFPPPSASFPPHTTAGGGQYSYLPQTSPFHHQPQFHHLPMYNPPSNSREFANVNSQRSMSYPTPTLQPQAPVPSSPHRNFQAPASSQNPNNHGARLMALLSAPPSTLDIPNESTMPMPQNLPTSSGSDFSIPQFVNNLPSGPGLLVSHQGPVMRMPSSKLPKGRHLSGDHLVYDIDVRFPGEVQPQLEVTPITKYGSDPGLAVGRQIAVNKTYICYGLKLGAIRVLNINTALRSLLKGLAQRVTDMAFFAEDVHLLASASVNGRVYVWKINEGPDEEDKQQITGRIVTAIQITGEGESVHPRVCWHCHKQEVLTVGIGMHILKIDTTKVGKGGKISADEPLKFTIDNLIDGIQLVGSHDGEVTDLSMCQWMTTRLVSASVDGTIKIWEDRNPLPIAVLQPHGGQPVNSVTFLAAPHRPDHIILMTGGPLNREVKIWVSASEEGWLLPIDAESWRCTQTLELKSSEARIEEAFFNQVIALSQVGLLILANAKRNAIYVVHLEYGPNPAATCMDYIAEFTVTMRILSFTGTSESLPNGEQVVQVYCVQTQAIQQYALDLSQCLPPAIGNLVYEKSESNVSREASIIEGQIDLESSGIKATGVSITSSAHSSSIHDSGLENKPTVRYPVDPVSAESPSLQEFAPSSTESKPMPSPVNASDGNLSSVASPSLPLSPRLSRTLSGFRNPTSSLEHGVLSTDRGVEPKIVEYTVDRQMDTIHSNLSDVASLDGDSRNYDNKHSQDDIPLAFNHPTNFRHPTHLITPSEILMANSSSEVMHKTEAQSEVELKIQDVLMSNDTRNSVVEVKVVGETKFNQNIDDESQEELQTFLSEKRENIFCSQASELGVEMARECRGISPETYIVEEDRQFDGTCGTETVAQPSTVKEEIHDSGKDGPSSVIESSIPVLAPQPTPNAKGKKQKGKSAQGSGPSSPLPSAFDSADSSNEPGISYSTPVESQIYSMQEILHKLVALQKDMQKQMTTMIAAQVTKEGKRLEASLGRNMEKAVKANSDALWARLQEDNAKQEKASREPAQQVTNMISSFLNKDLPSLIDKTVKREVSSHGQSVARAIIPTIEKAISTSIAESFQKGVGDKAVNQLEKSVNFKLEAVVARQIQSQFQTSGKQALQETLKSSLEVSVIPAFEMSCRAMFEQVDSAFQKGMVEHTAAAQQQFEASHSSLALVLRDAITSVSSMSQTLSNELLEGQRKLVALAVAGANSKAANPLTDQLSNGPLGSLHEKLEVDPTKELTRLVAERKYEEAFIAALHRNDVTVVSWLCSHVDLLAILAMNPLPLSQGVLLSLLQQLACDISKETPRKLTWMREVLSAINPADPVIMVHVRPIFEQVYQIMNHHHSIPTTAGSELSNIRLIMHVINSMLMGSK